A region from the Manihot esculenta cultivar AM560-2 chromosome 13, M.esculenta_v8, whole genome shotgun sequence genome encodes:
- the LOC110629636 gene encoding disease resistance protein RPM1: MADGAVNFLLDKLTTVLMQKASLLGDASDEIEEIKLELESMRSFLRDAERRKERSESVETWVSQVREVAYEAEDIIDEFIHLKNRKRIKNGFKVVLQDVVNFPKNMTTRHQISSKLQKIKAKVHEVSERSKRYDFDQHEEGRTRNVASGRWKHYAESSSFVDEDEIVGMEENSEQLFGWLTEEEPRRTVISIVGMGGLGKTTLVTRVFNNQVIKRHFDCGAWISVSQIYGIDELLRSMIKEIFHTAQVPIPSNLGSMSYRYLIGLLIDYLHQKRYVIVLDDVWSIDLWSKIRGAFPNNRYGSRIVLTTRDGNVAASIGIGSHVHHLQPLQEKDAWALFCKKAFWDDPEHKCPRELQPLAEAIVKKCEGLPLAIVAVGGLMCSRSKRIGEWKTVFESLNWQLSYNPMLERVKGILLLSFNDLPFYLKHCFLYCCVFHDGYPIKRKKLIRLWVAEGFIKERKGMTMEEIAEEYLMELILRSMIQVTETNDAGRVKTCRVHDVMRELALTTSEKENFCAAYDGSQSKLEGRIHRLSIYNTGETIQLSSTMLRHLRSFFVFPTDMYSSFSLNAFSSKFKLLRVLNLEGVPVETIPTTLVELFNLRYLNLRDTKIKELPKSMERLNNLQMLDVWKTNLKRMPNGISKLSNLRHLFTCSKQDPDSESINVLSGMQAPNGIWNIRTLQTLACIEAETELLQQIANLANLKRLEITKLRAVDGPKLCSSIERMTGLIRLGVTATKTEEQLQLEALTTPPSFLQKLKLVGRLNRLPPWLGSLANLTHLYLGFSSLEEDILSSLHVLSGLVFLELKNAYDGKFLHFKAGWFPRLNKLTFLQLARLNSMKLEKGSLPSIRDLYLVRCQELKVLPHGIEHLTSLHKLHLEEMTEEFIERLENGDSEYQEKVRHIPLIKLVYLTGETRVVETL, from the coding sequence ATGGCAGATGGTGCTGTGAACTTCTTACTTGATAAACTAACCACTGTTCTAATGCAAAAAGCATCATTACTTGGAGATGCTAGCGATGAAATTGAAGAAATAAAGCTTGAGTTAGAAAGCATGAGATCATTCTTAAGAGATGCAGAACGAAGAAAGGAAAGGAGTGAGTCAGTAGAAACATGGGTGAGTCAAGTGAGAGAAGTTGCATATGAGGCTGAGGATATAATAGACGAGTTCATTCATCTCAAAAACAGAAAGCGGATTAAAAATGGATTCAAGGTTGTACTCCAAGATGTGGTCAACTTCCCCAAGAACATGACCACAAGGCATCAGATTTCTTCTAAGCTACAAAAGATCAAAGCTAAGGTTCATGAGGTTTCTGAGAGAAGCAAGCGGTATGATTTTGATCAGCATGAGGAGGGGAGGACTAGAAATGTGGCTAGTGGTAGGTGGAAACACTATGCAGAATCATCATCTTTTGTAGATGAAGATGAGATAGTGGGGATGGAAGAGAATTCTGAACAGTTATTTGGATGGTTGACAGAGGAGGAACCACGCCGAACAGTTATTTCAATCGTGGGAATGGGTGGCCTGGGTAAGACCACTTTAGTCACAAGGGTCTTCAACAATCAGGTAATCAAGAGACATTTTGATTGTGGAGCATGGATATCTGTGTCCCAAATATATGGAATTGATGAGCTATTGAGAAGCATGATCAAAGAAATTTTTCATACAGCACAAGTTCCAATACCAAGCAACCTGGGTTCAATGAGTTACAGATATCTTATCGGATTGCTCATTGATTACTTGCATCAGAAGAGGTATGTTATTGTCTTAGATGATGTGTGGAGCATAGATCTTTGGAGCAAAATAAGAGGTGCATTTCCCAATAATAGATATGGAAGCAGAATTGTGCTCACAACAAGGGATGGGAATGTGGCTGCCTCCATCGGTATTGGAAGCCATGTGCATCACCTTCAGCCTCTTCAAGAGAAAGATGCTTGGGCTCTCTTCTGCAAAAAAGCATTTTGGGATGACCCAGAGCATAAGTGTCCTAGAGAACTTCAACCTTTAGCTGAGGCTATTGTGAAGAAATGTGAAGGCTTGCCTCTAGCAATAGTGGCAGTTGGAGGTCTAATGTGTTCAAGAAGCAAGAGAATTGGTGAATGGAAGACTGTTTTTGAAAGTCTCAATTGGCAACTCAGTTACAATCCAATGCTTGAACGAGTGAAAGGCATCTTGCTGTTGAGTTTCAATGATTTACCATTCTACTTGAAGCATTGTTTCTTATATTGCTGCGTTTTCCATGATGGTTACCCAATCAAGAGAAAGAAGCTAATTCGGCTGTGGGTGGCAGAAGGATtcattaaggaaagaaaaggaaTGACAATGGAGGAGATAGCAGAAGAGTACCTCATGGAACTCATTCTTCGAAGCATGATTCAGGTCACTGAGACAAATGATGCTGGGAGGGTGAAGACATGCCGAGTCCACGATGTTATGCGCGAACTTGCATTGACAACATCTGAAAAAGAGAACTTTTGTGCAGCATATGATGGAAGTCAATCAAAGTTAGAAGGAAGAATCCACCGTCTATCAATCTATAATACTGGTGAAACCATCCAGTTGAGCAGTACAATGTTGCGCCATCTTCGCTCTTTCTTCGTGTTTCCAACTGATATGTACTCATCATTTTCCCTGAATGCTTTTTCATCAAAGTTCAAGTTACTGAGGGTACTTAATCTAGAGGGAGTTCCTGTTGAAACCATACCAACGACATTGGTTGAGTTGTTCAATTTAAGGTACTTGAACTTGAGGGACACCAAGATTAAGGAGCTTCCCAAGTCAATGGAAAGGCTAAACAATCTGCAGATGCTGGATGTCTGGAAAACCAATTTGAAAAGAATGCCAAATGGGATAtcaaagttatcaaatttaCGACATCTATTTACGTGCAGCAAACAAGACCCAGATTCTGAGTCAATAAATGTTCTCAGTGGCATGCAGGCTCCAAATGGTATATGGAATATTCGGACCTTACAGACATTAGCATGCATTGAAGCAGAGACAGAGCTGCTGCAACAAATTGCGAACTTGGCTAATCTCAAAAGGTTGGAAATTACAAAGTTGAGAGCGGTTGATGGGCCAAAGTTATGCTCCTCAATTGAAAGGATGACAGGCCTAATCAGATTAGGTGTGACGGCAACTAAAACAGAAGAACAACTTCAGTTAGAAGCATTAACTACGCCTCCATCGTTTCTTCAGAAACTGAAATTGGTGGGAAGATTGAATAGGTTGCCTCCCTGGCTTGGGTCCCTAGCTAATCTAACTCATTTATATTTGGGATTTTCAAGTCTAGAAGAAGATATACTTTCTTCTCTCCATGTTCTTTCAGGTCTAGTGTTCCTGGAACTCAAGAACGCTTATGATGGGAAATTCTTGCACTTCAAGGCAGGATGGTTTCCCAGACTCAACAAACTGACTTTTCTACAACTCGCACGGTTGAATAGCATGAAACTAGAGAAGGGTTCACTACCAAGCATCCGGGATTTGTATCTAGTTCGCTGTCAGGAGCTAAAGGTGTTGCCTCACGGCATTGAGCATCTCACTAGCCTTCATAAGCTGCATTTGGAAGAAATGACAGAAGAATTCATAGAGAGGCTAGAAAATGGTGACAGTGAATATCAAGAAAAGGTAAGGCATATACCCCTAATCAAACTTGTATATCTAACAGGAGAAACCCGAGTGGTTGAAACACTTTGA